In Gordonia phthalatica, one genomic interval encodes:
- a CDS encoding DUF3052 domain-containing protein, with translation MVVQEIGWDEDTDDSLRIEIEDAIDAEMLDEDAVDVMDAVVLWWRDDDGDLVDALMDAIGPLAEGGFIWVLSPKTGRAGYVDPSEIAEAAPTTGLTQTSVVSLGDWSGSRLVTPKARAGKR, from the coding sequence ATGGTGGTGCAGGAGATCGGGTGGGACGAGGACACCGACGACTCGCTTCGCATCGAGATCGAAGACGCGATCGACGCCGAGATGCTCGACGAGGACGCGGTCGACGTCATGGATGCGGTCGTGCTGTGGTGGCGCGACGACGACGGTGATCTGGTCGACGCACTGATGGACGCGATCGGACCGTTGGCGGAGGGCGGATTCATCTGGGTCCTGTCGCCGAAGACCGGTCGTGCAGGTTATGTGGATCCCAGCGAGATCGCCGAGGCCGCACCGACGACGGGCCTCACGCAGACCTCGGTCGTCTCACTCGGCGACTGGTCGGGTTCGCGACTGGTGACTCCGAAGGCACGCGCAGGAAAGCGCTGA
- a CDS encoding CsbD family protein produces the protein MGAQDKFENKAEELKGRAKESAGAAFGDEDLKNEGKADQASSAVHKGIEKVKDKANEIAEKLVGDEDK, from the coding sequence ATGGGTGCTCAGGACAAGTTCGAGAACAAGGCCGAGGAACTGAAGGGTCGAGCCAAGGAGAGCGCGGGCGCTGCCTTCGGCGATGAGGATCTGAAGAACGAGGGCAAGGCGGATCAGGCTTCCTCCGCGGTGCACAAGGGCATCGAGAAGGTCAAGGACAAGGCGAACGAGATCGCCGAGAAGCTGGTCGGCGACGAAGACAAGTAG
- a CDS encoding HAD hydrolase-like protein — protein MNRVSLALDPTTALLFDLDGTITDSYDGITRSYVHAFTEIGVEPPSAEALRGVVGPPLRVSMRQFGLTDDQVSAAIAAYRERYLSVGWLENRVFDGMADLLADLALSGRTMAITTSKDEAIARRIVDNFGLTRYFAVVAGAGDDGTRPTKADVIAHALGVLQSTVNPSQAVMIGDRSHDVEGAAAHGIPTIGVRWGYALPGELETAQAQVPGAAGAAGMGTAQAEWIVDSVQRLREELGV, from the coding sequence ATGAATCGCGTGAGCCTCGCCCTCGACCCCACCACCGCGCTGCTGTTCGACCTCGACGGCACCATCACCGACAGCTACGACGGCATCACCCGGTCGTACGTCCACGCCTTCACCGAGATCGGCGTGGAACCTCCGTCGGCCGAGGCCCTGCGCGGGGTCGTCGGACCGCCGCTGCGGGTGTCGATGCGTCAGTTCGGGCTCACCGACGATCAGGTGTCGGCTGCGATCGCCGCCTACCGGGAGCGGTACCTGAGTGTCGGCTGGCTGGAGAACCGGGTCTTCGACGGCATGGCCGATCTCCTCGCGGACCTCGCACTTTCTGGCCGGACCATGGCGATCACCACGAGTAAGGACGAGGCGATCGCGCGGCGGATCGTCGATAATTTCGGTTTGACCCGGTACTTCGCAGTCGTCGCGGGCGCCGGAGACGACGGCACACGCCCGACAAAAGCAGACGTCATCGCTCATGCGCTCGGGGTACTACAGTCGACGGTGAACCCATCGCAGGCCGTGATGATCGGAGACCGCTCGCACGACGTCGAGGGCGCCGCAGCCCATGGCATTCCGACGATCGGCGTGAGGTGGGGGTACGCACTTCCCGGTGAGCTCGAGACCGCTCAGGCGCAGGTACCTGGCGCAGCAGGAGCGGCCGGGATGGGCACTGCACAAGCCGAATGGATCGTCGACTCGGTCCAGCGATTGCGTGAGGAGCTCGGTGTCTGA
- a CDS encoding SURF1 family protein, which yields MRVLKTFLRPGWLLLGVFVVAFAAACFVILAPWQLGKNTDTEHRNDLIRSAETTAPVPIDELAPPGRAFDTDTEWREVTVTGRFLDGEQVLIRLRSAGERPSVEVVTPFAVADSNRVVFINRGYVRPGDGNKVDIAPTPTNVVTVTGRLRKTESTSPGKGPRVENGVQTAYTIDTRTLGPVTGHPSEGFYLQLSPGQTGSLGEIELPQLESGPYLSYGLQWLAFGVMVPLGAAYFIYSEVKARRRKKELAEEAGVAPEPPVKDRDRIRNQLRGAGIASGNDLSAKETAEIGGGASGGSGDVKDKLAQRYGK from the coding sequence GTGCGTGTGCTCAAGACCTTTCTGCGCCCGGGCTGGCTGCTGCTCGGCGTGTTCGTGGTCGCCTTCGCAGCGGCGTGCTTCGTCATCCTCGCGCCCTGGCAGCTCGGCAAGAACACCGACACCGAGCACCGCAACGATCTGATTCGCAGCGCCGAGACCACCGCCCCCGTCCCGATCGACGAGCTCGCCCCTCCCGGCCGTGCCTTCGACACCGACACCGAATGGCGCGAGGTCACCGTCACCGGCCGGTTCCTGGACGGTGAGCAGGTCCTGATCCGGCTCCGCAGTGCGGGCGAACGCCCATCGGTGGAGGTCGTGACCCCGTTCGCCGTCGCAGACTCCAATCGGGTCGTCTTCATCAACCGCGGTTACGTGCGGCCCGGCGACGGCAACAAGGTCGACATCGCCCCGACGCCGACGAACGTCGTCACCGTGACCGGTCGACTCCGCAAGACCGAGTCCACGAGTCCGGGCAAGGGCCCGCGGGTCGAGAACGGCGTGCAGACCGCGTACACGATCGACACCCGCACGCTCGGCCCCGTCACCGGCCATCCGAGCGAGGGCTTCTACCTGCAGCTCTCCCCCGGCCAGACGGGGTCGCTCGGCGAGATCGAACTGCCGCAGCTCGAGTCCGGCCCGTACCTCTCCTACGGCCTGCAGTGGCTGGCGTTCGGCGTCATGGTGCCGCTCGGCGCCGCGTACTTCATCTACTCCGAGGTCAAGGCGCGACGCCGCAAGAAGGAACTGGCCGAGGAGGCCGGCGTCGCCCCCGAGCCGCCCGTGAAGGACCGCGACCGGATCCGCAATCAACTCCGCGGTGCGGGCATCGCCTCCGGCAACGACCTCAGCGCCAAGGAGACTGCCGAAATCGGCGGCGGCGCGTCCGGCGGCTCCGGCGACGTCAAGGACAAGTTGGCGCAGCGCTACGGGAAGTAG
- a CDS encoding peroxiredoxin: protein MPAQSVAAPVEVGSRAPDFELRDQNNQIVSLAGLTGRHVLIVFFPLAFTGTCEGELGYLRDNLPRFDNDDVTVVAVSVGPPPTHKVWSAAQGFLFPILSDFWPHGAVAQAYGVFDEQRGYPNRGTFVVGPDGTVKFSAMVGPGEKRGDDTWTAALAAVED from the coding sequence ATGCCCGCGCAGTCCGTCGCGGCGCCCGTCGAAGTCGGTTCCCGCGCACCGGATTTCGAACTCCGCGATCAGAACAATCAAATCGTCAGCCTGGCCGGCCTCACCGGTCGCCACGTGCTCATCGTGTTCTTCCCCCTCGCCTTCACCGGCACCTGCGAGGGCGAGTTGGGCTATCTGCGCGACAATCTGCCGCGCTTCGACAACGACGACGTCACCGTCGTCGCCGTCTCGGTAGGCCCACCGCCGACCCACAAGGTCTGGTCGGCGGCGCAGGGCTTCCTGTTCCCGATCCTCTCGGACTTCTGGCCGCACGGCGCCGTCGCGCAGGCCTACGGCGTCTTCGACGAGCAGCGGGGTTACCCGAACCGTGGGACCTTCGTCGTCGGACCCGACGGCACCGTCAAGTTCTCCGCGATGGTCGGACCGGGCGAGAAGCGCGGCGACGACACCTGGACCGCGGCGTTGGCCGCAGTCGAGGACTGA
- a CDS encoding Dps family protein — translation MTTFSVPGLSASDTETVVAILQKRLSAYNDLHLTLKHIHWNVVGRSFIAVHEMIDPQVELVRGYADEIAERIAAMGASPRGRVGDVVADRDWDDYALLRDTTNAHLAALNKVYDGVIASNRGAIAALGEIDPVSEDLLIGETGELEKFQWFVRAHLEDEDGSIAGQRESTEKAAAAQAR, via the coding sequence ATGACCACATTCAGCGTTCCCGGACTCAGTGCGAGCGACACCGAAACGGTCGTCGCGATCCTCCAGAAGCGACTGTCCGCGTACAACGACTTGCACCTGACCCTGAAGCACATTCATTGGAATGTGGTGGGGCGGTCGTTCATCGCGGTACACGAGATGATCGACCCGCAGGTCGAACTGGTCCGCGGCTACGCGGACGAGATCGCGGAGCGCATCGCGGCGATGGGAGCCTCGCCTCGAGGACGAGTCGGCGACGTGGTCGCCGATCGGGACTGGGACGATTACGCGCTGCTTCGGGACACCACCAACGCGCATCTCGCCGCCCTCAACAAGGTCTACGACGGGGTGATCGCGAGCAACCGCGGAGCGATCGCCGCACTCGGCGAGATCGATCCCGTCTCCGAGGACCTGCTTATCGGTGAGACCGGCGAGCTGGAGAAGTTCCAGTGGTTCGTCCGCGCCCATCTCGAGGATGAAGACGGCTCCATCGCAGGTCAGCGGGAGTCGACCGAGAAGGCTGCGGCCGCCCAGGCACGCTGA
- a CDS encoding spermidine synthase codes for MATARPEPEAGSFEISTGTAELASDREGGWLLSVNGVQSSHIAPDRPDLLDFEYMRQAVAAVEDQWADRSTRLRVLHLGAAACALPRYLANAYPESRHVAVEIDAELARLAREWFDLPRAPRLRIRVGDAREVVESLTPETRDVVIRDAFAESLTPEHLKTVEFTEAVRRVLAPGGLYIANCGDRRNLLSVRSEVATVASVFANIELIADPSMFKGRRSGNIVVVASDGPLPDSADLERRLRSDPEPARLMADAAARAFGSGPVLRDAN; via the coding sequence ATGGCCACCGCACGTCCCGAACCAGAAGCCGGCTCCTTCGAGATCTCCACCGGCACCGCCGAACTCGCCTCCGACCGCGAGGGCGGCTGGCTGCTGTCGGTCAACGGCGTGCAGAGCAGTCACATCGCGCCCGATCGCCCCGATCTCCTCGACTTCGAGTACATGCGGCAGGCCGTCGCCGCCGTCGAAGATCAGTGGGCCGACCGGTCGACGCGATTGCGCGTCCTGCACCTCGGGGCCGCCGCCTGCGCGCTGCCCCGGTACCTCGCCAACGCCTATCCCGAGTCGCGGCACGTCGCCGTCGAGATCGACGCCGAGCTCGCCCGCCTGGCCCGCGAGTGGTTCGACCTCCCCCGCGCGCCGCGCCTCCGGATCCGGGTGGGCGACGCCCGCGAGGTCGTCGAGAGTCTGACGCCCGAGACGCGCGACGTGGTGATCCGCGACGCCTTCGCCGAGAGCCTCACCCCGGAACACCTGAAGACCGTCGAGTTCACCGAAGCGGTCCGACGCGTCCTCGCCCCGGGCGGCCTGTACATCGCGAACTGCGGTGATCGCCGCAACCTCCTCTCGGTCCGCAGCGAGGTCGCGACCGTCGCCTCGGTCTTCGCGAACATCGAACTCATCGCCGATCCGTCGATGTTCAAGGGGCGGCGCAGCGGTAACATCGTCGTCGTCGCCTCCGACGGACCGCTCCCCGACTCCGCAGACCTGGAACGACGACTCCGCTCCGATCCCGAGCCCGCCCGACTGATGGCCGACGCCGCCGCCCGCGCTTTCGGGTCGGGTCCGGTGCTCCGCGACGCGAATTGA
- a CDS encoding SGNH/GDSL hydrolase family protein, with protein MAAAAALASAGVCAPTASAKTDVAGTLDALSRIVVQNLTQRGVSNTSFDLPSYLWVLTHPEGPGSRNLPRANQKTLCRTVIQIGDSTSVGLDNSLRVGSPTDRTTEQYHRIGVQNVYLNAMNGRAVVERIGDEPSGLDAIRQERALGHDGCWLIALGANDAARIGHGSTISARRRIDMVMRELPGRPVLWPTVMTDTTGVYDTRYMRSFNAELKRATARYPNLRVFDFARYPKPSWYVDGVHYTEDAMIQRNRLFALGLATKFPQH; from the coding sequence GTGGCTGCTGCCGCCGCCCTCGCGTCGGCCGGCGTCTGCGCACCCACCGCATCGGCGAAGACCGACGTCGCCGGCACGCTGGACGCTCTCTCTCGAATAGTCGTCCAGAATCTCACGCAGCGCGGCGTCTCCAACACCAGCTTCGATCTCCCCTCGTATCTTTGGGTGCTGACTCACCCCGAAGGGCCCGGCAGCCGCAACCTGCCGCGCGCGAACCAGAAGACTCTGTGCCGCACCGTGATCCAGATCGGCGACTCGACCTCGGTCGGCCTCGACAACTCACTCCGCGTAGGCAGCCCGACGGACCGGACCACCGAGCAGTACCACCGGATCGGGGTCCAGAACGTCTACCTGAACGCCATGAACGGTCGGGCGGTCGTCGAGCGCATCGGCGACGAACCGAGCGGACTGGATGCGATCCGGCAGGAACGCGCCCTCGGTCACGACGGCTGCTGGTTGATCGCCCTCGGCGCCAACGACGCCGCACGGATCGGCCACGGCAGCACGATCAGCGCCCGCCGACGCATCGACATGGTGATGCGGGAGCTTCCGGGTCGGCCCGTGCTCTGGCCGACCGTGATGACCGACACGACCGGGGTGTACGACACCCGTTACATGCGGTCGTTCAACGCCGAGCTCAAGCGCGCGACCGCACGCTACCCGAACCTGCGCGTCTTCGACTTCGCCCGCTACCCCAAGCCGTCCTGGTATGTCGACGGCGTCCACTACACCGAGGACGCGATGATCCAGCGCAACCGCCTCTTCGCGCTCGGCCTCGCCACGAAGTTTCCGCAGCACTGA
- a CDS encoding MerR family transcriptional regulator, giving the protein MTAGLRIGQVARTVGIPTTTLRAWEQRYGIVTPIRSESSGYRSYTASDVDRLRHMRALVESGVPPNRAAGIVAASRPFAGYASSTVVPGVHDALIRAGHYFDDSALTAILDEAFSAGAPEDVIEHWLLPSLNAVGIAWQKGQLSVAAEHFVAAAVMRRLGSLFDAAPSGRPRVVVGLPPHCHHEIPALAFSVCLRRRGLDVLYAGADIPLESWSRLAAEWAPRIVVTVATMLDDVAQVDATRDALHAAGVPAFYVGGAYAARTSSTIALPLSMTSAAEVIVQAASVNGWV; this is encoded by the coding sequence GTGACTGCTGGATTGCGCATCGGGCAGGTGGCCCGAACTGTGGGCATCCCGACGACCACGCTGCGCGCCTGGGAGCAGCGGTACGGCATCGTGACGCCGATCCGTTCCGAGTCGTCGGGCTACCGCTCGTACACGGCAAGCGACGTAGACCGCCTCCGACACATGAGAGCCCTCGTCGAATCCGGCGTGCCCCCGAACCGAGCTGCCGGCATCGTCGCTGCGAGCAGACCGTTCGCAGGCTACGCGTCCTCGACCGTCGTACCGGGCGTGCACGACGCCCTGATTCGGGCCGGTCACTACTTCGACGATTCGGCACTCACCGCGATCCTCGACGAGGCGTTCTCGGCAGGCGCCCCGGAGGACGTCATCGAGCACTGGTTGCTCCCGAGCCTGAACGCGGTCGGTATCGCCTGGCAGAAGGGCCAGTTGTCGGTGGCCGCCGAGCACTTCGTGGCCGCCGCCGTCATGCGCAGACTCGGCTCGCTGTTCGACGCGGCACCGTCCGGTAGGCCCCGGGTCGTCGTCGGCCTTCCACCGCACTGCCACCACGAGATCCCGGCGCTTGCCTTCTCGGTGTGCCTGCGGCGGCGCGGCCTCGACGTTCTGTACGCGGGCGCCGACATCCCACTGGAGAGCTGGTCCCGTCTCGCCGCCGAGTGGGCCCCGCGCATCGTGGTCACTGTGGCGACCATGCTCGACGACGTCGCCCAGGTCGACGCCACTCGAGACGCTCTGCACGCGGCCGGGGTCCCAGCCTTCTATGTCGGGGGCGCGTACGCGGCACGGACGTCGTCCACGATCGCGCTGCCGCTGTCGATGACCTCGGCGGCCGAGGTCATCGTCCAAGCAGCCTCAGTGAACGGGTGGGTGTGA
- the cobC gene encoding Rv2231c family pyridoxal phosphate-dependent protein CobC — MKSSAETRGSSAANPRSESGDLFDPDRHGDEDAELGLRDFAVNVRPGPPSFLTRALTERIGDLAAYPSAADTTAATRSAARLHGRDDSEVLLLGGAAEGFELLARLRPRHVALIQPSFTEPERVLRATGARITQVVLAAPWRLGDAAIPDDADLVVVGNPTNPTSVLHTRAEIDRLRRPGRTVVIDEAFADVTLDAVTAADEPQSMASVSAPDLVVIRSVTKTFALAGLRVGYLLAAPAVIEQLVRGRRHWPLGTLALTALAACVSDEGRSYAQQQARQVAADREYLVRRLADIGVEPAVPPAASYVLIRVPDGLGVKARLRARGFGIRSCANFVGLGSDHLRIAVRTPDLTDALVEAMQDVMTGSSQHQKESEGR, encoded by the coding sequence ATGAAATCGAGCGCGGAGACCAGGGGATCGAGCGCTGCGAATCCGCGGTCGGAATCGGGTGACCTCTTCGATCCGGACCGGCATGGCGACGAGGATGCGGAACTCGGGCTCCGAGATTTTGCGGTCAACGTCCGGCCAGGTCCTCCGAGCTTCCTGACGCGGGCGCTGACCGAACGGATCGGCGACCTGGCGGCCTATCCGAGCGCCGCCGATACGACCGCCGCGACGCGATCGGCGGCCCGACTGCACGGCCGGGACGACTCGGAAGTCCTCCTGCTGGGCGGAGCCGCCGAAGGGTTCGAACTGCTCGCGAGACTTCGGCCCCGGCACGTCGCACTGATCCAACCGTCGTTCACCGAACCCGAACGTGTGCTGCGTGCGACCGGGGCGCGCATCACGCAGGTGGTGCTCGCCGCGCCGTGGCGTCTGGGCGACGCGGCGATCCCGGACGACGCCGACCTCGTGGTGGTGGGGAATCCCACCAATCCGACGTCGGTCCTGCACACGCGCGCCGAGATCGACCGGCTGCGGCGGCCGGGGCGGACGGTGGTGATCGACGAGGCGTTCGCCGACGTCACCCTGGATGCGGTGACGGCGGCCGACGAGCCGCAGTCGATGGCGTCGGTGAGTGCACCGGATCTGGTCGTCATCCGGTCGGTGACCAAGACGTTCGCGCTCGCGGGGTTGCGGGTGGGGTACCTGCTGGCCGCTCCGGCAGTCATCGAGCAACTGGTCCGCGGTCGGCGGCACTGGCCGCTGGGAACTCTCGCGCTCACCGCGCTGGCCGCGTGCGTGTCGGACGAAGGACGGTCGTATGCACAGCAGCAGGCGCGCCAGGTGGCGGCCGATCGCGAATACCTGGTTCGCAGGCTCGCCGATATTGGGGTGGAACCCGCGGTGCCGCCGGCCGCGTCGTACGTCCTGATCCGGGTGCCGGACGGTTTGGGCGTGAAGGCACGACTGCGGGCGCGGGGCTTCGGGATCCGCAGCTGTGCCAACTTCGTCGGGCTGGGATCGGACCACCTGCGGATCGCGGTGCGAACGCCGGATCTGACCGACGCCCTCGTCGAAGCGATGCAAGATGTGATGACCGGATCCAGTCAGCACCAGAAGGAGAGTGAGGGCCGATGA
- a CDS encoding maleylpyruvate isomerase family mycothiol-dependent enzyme, with product MTTFVPQEPMIDALEAQWTAIADLATSLTDEQWTAPSGLPGWQVGDVVAHVLGTEAMLAGRTPDSTIDPTTIEHVKNPIGELNEHWIDHYRHRSRDELMTDFAAVTAERNKAMWGMTEGQWDAETGTPVGPESYGRFMRIRVFDCWMHEVDIRDAVGLGGPEQTVPALWALREIAATLPFVVGKRARAPKGSTVAFDITGVAPLTLYIATDERAALVPSIDGAADVTLTLDGADLARLVGGRSAADISRVTVDGDRDLGSAVLTNLHYTI from the coding sequence GTGACGACGTTCGTTCCCCAGGAACCGATGATCGACGCCCTCGAAGCCCAGTGGACGGCGATCGCCGACCTCGCGACCTCCTTGACCGACGAGCAGTGGACGGCGCCGTCGGGCCTGCCCGGCTGGCAGGTCGGCGATGTGGTCGCGCACGTCCTCGGCACCGAAGCGATGCTGGCGGGCCGCACCCCCGATTCGACGATCGACCCGACCACCATCGAGCACGTGAAGAACCCGATCGGTGAACTCAACGAGCACTGGATCGACCACTACCGCCACCGCTCCCGCGACGAGCTGATGACCGACTTCGCCGCGGTGACCGCCGAACGCAACAAGGCGATGTGGGGCATGACCGAGGGTCAGTGGGACGCCGAGACCGGCACGCCGGTCGGTCCCGAGTCGTACGGCCGATTCATGCGCATCCGCGTCTTCGACTGCTGGATGCACGAGGTCGACATCCGCGACGCCGTGGGACTCGGCGGTCCGGAGCAGACCGTCCCCGCACTGTGGGCCCTCCGCGAGATCGCTGCGACACTCCCGTTCGTCGTCGGCAAGCGCGCCCGCGCCCCGAAGGGCAGCACCGTCGCGTTCGACATCACCGGCGTCGCACCGCTGACGCTCTACATCGCCACGGATGAACGCGCGGCGCTCGTGCCGTCGATCGATGGAGCGGCCGACGTCACGCTCACTCTCGACGGTGCCGACCTCGCTCGCCTCGTCGGCGGCAGGTCTGCCGCCGACATCTCCCGGGTGACCGTCGACGGCGACCGCGATCTCGGAAGCGCCGTCCTCACGAATCTGCACTACACCATCTGA
- a CDS encoding cobalamin biosynthesis protein: protein MRSRRSEAVGLAAGAVADAVFADPQRGHPVAVFGSAVAASERRVYADARGAGAAFAAGWIGVAAAVGAVLRRGGAVGTAAATFAALGGTSLCRVGEDIADALDAGDVEEARRLVSGLVARDPNLLDEAGICRAAVESIAENTSDAAIGPLVFGAVAGPTGVLAYRAVNTLDAMVGYRSDRYRNFGWAAARIDDAANLVPARVTALAVAAVAGRPRAVREAVRRDAGKHPSPNAGVVEAAFAGALDIELGGRTVYAYGVEERPRLGTGRAPTASDLRAAVRLSRRVQMLTAASAVAARWALATSRSAAPTCP from the coding sequence ATGCGGAGCAGAAGGTCGGAAGCCGTCGGACTGGCTGCGGGAGCGGTCGCGGACGCGGTGTTCGCCGACCCTCAGCGAGGGCATCCCGTGGCGGTGTTCGGCAGCGCCGTCGCCGCGTCGGAGCGGCGGGTCTATGCGGATGCGCGCGGTGCGGGCGCGGCCTTCGCGGCGGGCTGGATCGGCGTGGCGGCCGCGGTGGGCGCGGTGCTGCGACGGGGCGGTGCGGTGGGCACGGCGGCGGCCACGTTCGCGGCGCTCGGCGGGACGTCACTGTGCCGGGTCGGCGAGGACATCGCCGACGCCCTCGACGCCGGTGATGTGGAGGAGGCTCGGCGGCTCGTCTCCGGGCTGGTCGCGCGCGACCCGAACCTGCTCGACGAAGCGGGCATCTGTCGAGCGGCCGTCGAGTCGATCGCCGAGAACACGTCGGACGCCGCGATCGGCCCGTTGGTCTTCGGAGCTGTCGCCGGTCCGACCGGGGTGCTCGCCTACCGCGCGGTCAACACGCTCGATGCGATGGTCGGGTACCGCTCGGATCGCTACCGGAACTTCGGGTGGGCGGCCGCGCGGATCGACGACGCCGCGAACCTGGTTCCGGCGCGGGTGACGGCATTGGCCGTAGCCGCGGTGGCCGGGCGACCGCGCGCCGTCCGGGAGGCCGTGCGCCGGGACGCGGGGAAGCATCCGAGCCCCAACGCGGGCGTTGTGGAAGCGGCGTTCGCGGGTGCCCTCGATATCGAACTCGGTGGGCGGACGGTGTACGCGTACGGCGTCGAGGAACGACCGCGCCTCGGCACGGGGCGGGCGCCGACCGCATCGGATCTGCGGGCGGCCGTCCGACTGTCGCGGCGGGTGCAGATGCTCACGGCGGCGAGTGCCGTCGCCGCGCGGTGGGCGCTCGCTACTTCCCGTAGCGCTGCGCCAACTTGTCCTTGA